A portion of the Penaeus monodon isolate SGIC_2016 chromosome 28, NSTDA_Pmon_1, whole genome shotgun sequence genome contains these proteins:
- the LOC119591498 gene encoding uncharacterized protein LOC119591498 (The sequence of the model RefSeq protein was modified relative to this genomic sequence to represent the inferred CDS: added 71 bases not found in genome assembly), producing MARDRTQVWIWLAVLGVFIQSSQCLGWGSSSCSLKEDDLKKLEELCTKTAEVVNASVASLELKLERVLTFVEEMKKHENAWIEETSTSNGSKGTVERDVSTQEAVLVPSVLTSTPTQVEAAEVQGQESQNSSYRNIQTTRFDDDDDEDGDNGDEEDEDDQEVKKDTLLFNIPSSTSPTGECEAQVIDNHETIGMFYMTSFRHGHCANRHPITAPIRHCLGYCATRTYIEREAGIWSQGNRCSSCQVDKLETLKIPLACDDGFTFEKAFENVVSCRCQPCKPVKE from the exons ATGGCTCGTGACAGGACCCAGGTGTGGATCTGGCTGGCGGTACTCGGAGTGTTCATTCAGTCCTCTCAATGTCTGGGTTGGGggtcctcctcttgctctctcaaGGAAGATGACCTCAAGAAGCTGGAGGAACTCTGCACTAAG ACGGCCGAAGTGGTCAACGCCTCAGTGGCTAGTCTTGAGCTGAAACTAGAGCGAGTTCTTACGTTCGTCGAGGAAATGAAGAAGCACGAGAACGCCTGGATTGAGGAAACCAGTACGTCGAACGGTTCAA AAGGGACCGTCGAGAGGGACGTTTCGACCCAGGAAGCCGTCCTCGTGCCCTCGGTGCTGACGAGCACTCCGACGCAGGTGGAAGCTGCTGAGGTCCAGGGGCAGGAGAGTCAGAACAGCAGCTACAGGAACATCCAGACCACTCGCTT aCACCCTTCTTTTCAACATTCCGTCTTCCACTTCCCCTACAGGAGAATGCGAAGCTCAGGTCATCGACAACCACGAAACTATCGGCATGTTCTATATGACCTCCTTCCGCCACGGTCACTGCGCCAACAGACACCCGATAACTGCGCCTATTCGCCATTGCCTCGGCTACTGCGCTACCAGGACCTATATTG AACGGGAAGCAGGAATCTGGAGTCAAGGCAACCGCTGCAGTAGCTGTCAGGTGGACAAGCTGGAAACCCTCAAAATCCCTCTCGCTTGCGATGACGGCTTCACCTTCGAGAAAGCCTTTGAAAACGTCGTCAGTTGTCGCTGCCAGCCTTGCAAGCCCGTCAAGGAATAG